Proteins from a genomic interval of Capsicum annuum cultivar UCD-10X-F1 chromosome 4, UCD10Xv1.1, whole genome shotgun sequence:
- the LOC107868999 gene encoding uncharacterized protein LOC107868999, which yields MTVSVRLMKIKLVIGCSLLHVCSMYVTQVGLEEEVKARFWKDLDEVVRSEPSSEKIIIAVDFNGYIGVFLGGYDDVHGGFIFSDRNDEGAAMLDFARDFGLAVVNLSFLKKEDQLITF from the coding sequence ATGACGGTCAGCGTTAGGCTGATGAAGATTAAGTTGGTCATAGGGTGTTCACTGCTGCATGTGTGTAGTATGTATGTGACGCAGGTGGGCTTGGAAGAGGAGGTGAAAGCAAGATTTTGGAAGGATTTGGACGAGGTGGTGAGAAGCgagcctagctcggagaagattatTATAGCAGTGGACTTCAATGGCTATATTGGGGTATTTCTGGGAGGCTACgacgatgtgcatggaggttttatTTTCAGTGATAGGAATGATGAGGGAGCTGCTatgttggattttgcgagggaTTTTGGGCTGGCGGtagtgaatttgagttttttgaagaaggaggatcaactGATTACTTTCTGA